A single Augochlora pura isolate Apur16 chromosome 2, APUR_v2.2.1, whole genome shotgun sequence DNA region contains:
- the LOC144478430 gene encoding uncharacterized protein LOC144478430 produces the protein MNCKKQRDYMEEMLTLIERIECLKPEPEVCNVRCPPFGCPRGPCPGLCCYGGVCDPCCISKVPCCPIPNPTPPRCRAPPLCWLRAYAKAVGYPPESCLSPQNACYR, from the exons ATGAACTGCAAAAAACAACGTGACTACATGGAAGAGATGCTGACATTAATAGAACGCATCGAATGTCT GAAACCAGAACCGGAAGTATGCAACGTTAGGTGTCCACCGTTTGGATGTCCACGCGGTCCATGCCCAGGGTTATGCTGCTACGGAGGCGTCTGCGATCCCTGCTGCATTTCCAAGGTGCCCTGTTGCCCGATACCAAACCCAACACCGCCCCGGTGTCGCGCACCACCTTTGTGCTGGCTGAGAGCCTATGCTAAGGCGGTTGGCTACCCTCCAGAATCCTGTCTCTCCCCACAGAACGCGTGCTACCGCTAG